One Megachile rotundata isolate GNS110a chromosome 5, iyMegRotu1, whole genome shotgun sequence genomic region harbors:
- the Incenp gene encoding inner centromere protein, with product MGTRSKDRIKAMISKDISDIHNRCMEVKKSINDNLDETLDYLRALIAQIPQSTSGPLIAKTPKVLRKRGMQRIETIPENEIIDITNVTSDFTTTDIKGENKDSHVEHAEELMHGRTKRVASKKAADNIKKQQSMSLSSKLRRPSSIFDNNDVKKKKRESRAKRKKSTVSSSDEESTKAPAKITKVEETILVESVPEKVVNTNVEKNPSTEENTIQTENRVKQENIESSKRSSMTTRSSSRKRTFSQTQNQKSKKSDIADDTVIAPTTNEIEEPSMYEDAIEKPMPIMNSTMNFNSTYTLQKMINATVVLEPLSAIKLNETVTVNKKISNSTGEKTVQSNGKSKSPRLPSKTLLVRLDQIKDALVNKEFDELLTEDESSPEIKKPRQNTKYQKKILKSNVSSEDEILNTPMKPTLKELNAGPAFQEIKNTYKSNALFSPYAKESVKKRVEAFEQVGMNSPKPTADVDVPTRVTRTKTRAQAAQAAQAEITEDAKTTEKTIAHKLARKSLAKAKKISLAKQVKDTDEYKENKVQAKSKTLLEKVNYKPQKTTPLTKTKIQLPSSVSRIPQTPNNQPNHVKALSATRTNIITSMDSFLQSSKPVNTRSSTDKTEDKRRKPNDDDARKKREETLRLVTEEKRRKRQEKELKNKLAREAKEKQDMEKRQKAEREREEKARLAQQMMEKQREEMEKKRLAQLQRAQEKEEKRRQEEQLRLQRLQEQEEAERILAEQRRREQEAEKRKEAEARSQQQTAAEAMKVKNQIVTQSKYGHKYHGPTNYILDSEPDEDESDDESKPKHVIPYWAHPQVRKAQLAMQRYIPDKAIFAFFGSRKCTPDLAEIFQGIDKSRLKRTSSAIWRTPPRFSMIGSERV from the exons ATGGGGACCAGATCAAAGGACAGAATTAAAGCAATGATTAGTAAAGATATTTCAGATATTCATAATCGTTGCATGGAAGTTAAAAAATCTATTAATGACAATCTTGACGAAACCTTGGATTATTTACGTGCTTTAATTGCTCAAATACCACAATCAACATCTGGTCCTCTGATTGCAAAAACTCCGAAGGTGTTAAGGAAAAGGGGAATGCAACGTATTGAAACCATAccagaaaatgaaattattgataTTACTAATGTAACATCAGATTTTACTACAACAGACATAAAAGGAGAAAATAAAGATTCACATGTAGAACATGCAGAAGAATTAATGCATGGTCGAACAAAGCGAGTAGCTTCAAAAAAAGCAGCAGATAATATTAAGAAGCAGCAATCAATGTCTCTTAGTTCAAAACTACGAAGACCATCTTCaatttttgataataatgatGTAAAAAAG AAAAAGCGTGAAAGCCGAGCCAAGAGAAAGAAATCTACTGTAAGCAGTTCGGATGAAGAAAGTACGAAAGCTCCTGCAAAAATTACTAAAGTAGAAGAAACAATTCTAGTAGAAAGTGTTCCAGAAAAAGTAGTAAATACAAATGTAGAAAAGAATCCTTCTACAGAAGAAAACACAATCCAAACAGAAAATAGAGTTAAACAGGAAAATATTGAATCATCCAAAAGATCTTCAATGACAACACGAAGTAGTAGTAGAAAAAGAACTTTCTCTCAGACTCAGAACCAGAAGAGTAAAAAATCTGATATTGCTGATGACACAGTTATTGCACCTACAACAAATGAAATTGAAGAACCATCAATGTATGAGGATGCAATTGAAAAACCTATGCCTATAATGAATTCCACTATGAATTTCAATTCTACTTATACTCTGCAGAAAATGATAAATGCAACAGTAGTTTTGGAACCTTTATCTGCAATAAAGTTAAATGAAACTGTTACAGTTAATAAAAAGATATCCAATAGTACAGGGGAGAAAACAGTTCAATCAAATGGTAAATCGAAATCACCTAGGCTTCCCTCAAAAACCCTGCTGGTCAGGTTGGACCAAATAAAAGATGCTTTAGTAAATAAGGAGTTCGACGAGTTACTCACAGAAGACGAATCATCTCCTGAAATAAAGAAACCTAGACAAAATACAAAATACcaaaagaaaatattgaaatctaatGTGTCAAGTGAAGATGAGATTCTAAATACTCCAATGAAACCAACTTTAAAGGAACTGAATGCGGGCCCAGCATTCCAGGAAATAAAGAATACGTATAAATCAAATGCTCTATTCAGTCCATATGCTAAGGAATCTGTGAAGAAAAGAGTTGAAGCATTCGAGCAAGTAGGTATGAATAGTCCAAAACCCACTGCTGATGTCGATGTTCCAACTAGAGTAACCAGAACAAAAACACGAGCGCAAGCAGCTCAGGCAGCGCAAGCAGAAATTACAGAAGATGCAAAAACCACAGAGAAAACAATTGCTCATAAGTTAGCGCGAAAATCACTTGCAAAAGCTAAAAAAATTTCACTAGCAAAACAAGTTAAGGATACTGATGAATACAAAGAG AACAAAGTTCAAGCAAAATCAAAAACTCTTTTGGAGAAAGTGAATTACAAACCACAAAAAACAACTCCATTAActaaaacaaaaattcaattaCCGTCCTCTGTTAGTCGTATTCCACAAACTCCAAATAATCAACcgaat CATGTAAAGGCTTTAAGCGCTACACGTACTAACATTATTACATCAATGGACTCATTCCTCCAATCTTCAAAACCAGTTAATACCCGTAGTTCGACTGACAAGACAGAAGATAAAAGGAGGAAACCAAATGATGATGATGCTAGAAAAAAACGTGAGGAAACATTAAGACTTGTAACAGAAGAAAAGAGAAG GAAGAGGCAGGAGaaagaactgaaaaataaattggCGAGGGAAGCAAAAGAAAAACAGGATATGGAGAAACGACAAAAAGCTGAAAGGGAAAGGGAAGAAAAAGCACGTTTAGCGCAACAAATGATGGAGAAACAGCGTGAAGAAATGGAGAAGAAACGTCTAGCTCAATTACAGCGAGCAcag gagaaagaagaaaaaagaagacaAGAAGAACAATTACGTTTACAACGTTTACAAGAACAGGAAGAAGCGGAACGTATATTAGCAGAGCAAAGACGTCGTGAACAAGAAGCTGAAAAACGAAAAGAAGCCGAAGCAAGATCTCAACAACAGACTGCAGCTGAAGCAATGAAAGTTAAAAATCAAATTGTAACACAG TCAAAGTATGGACACAAATATCACGGCccaacaaattatattttggaTAGTGAACCTGACGAGGATGAATCAGATGATGAATCTAAACCAAAGCATGTAATTCCGTATTGGGCACATC CACAAGTACGCAAAGCTCAACTCGCAATGCAACGATACATTCCCGATAAggcaatttttgcatttttcggCAGTAGAAAATGTACACCGGATTTGGCGGAAATATTCCAAGGTATAGATAAGAGTAGATTAAAACGTACGTCTAGTGCAATTTGGAGGACACCACCACGGTTTTCAATGATAGGATCTGAGAGGGTatag